ttcttttgtaatgTTGTTCATATTGCAAATTCCTAAAGTTTATAAAACTTTAAATCTATGAAAAAATTAAAGCATTTAAAatctataaatataaaatataaaataattaataaatatacattaaaaatattataaaaaattatataagaaaAGAGAATCTTGTAAAGTATCTAGCTAGCTTACTCCACCAATTTGCATTCAATGACACATTAGTAATTTGGAGAAAATCAGATCATGTTTAAACATACTACATTAAATATGTCTCAATGGCCTATCAGGCTTGGCTTAATTTAGTCTTGACATTGACTAATGGATCCACAAAAGCCTTCTTCGAGCTCGGGTCTGGCATAACCTATCCATCATATCTTTTTAACTCAACCAACAATGTAGCTCAATAAGATCTCTCCTAACAAAACCAGTAAACGCTTCTCTTCTCTCaagtttattaaaaaaaaaaacagagagagatagagagagaagaaaagaaaagaagcgtATAAAACAGTAAGACTATGCGTTTCCCGTGAATGGAACTCCTACATCCAAACTAATAAGTTGTCTTTTTAGTGTTCCCTAAAGAGAGCTCCTTATATTATTTCTAACCCCTTTAGAAAGTAACATAAATTATCATCACATTTGATCAGAAATCTTTTTTATGATGTATCAGCTTGCAGAAAGAAGTTACATATATAAATcatatcaagttaaactaaGGCAGTTCAACTTGTCTTggctattttaaaaataaaacaatattcAAAAGTCAAACTAAGTTTAggggattttttttccttcgaaaaataaaggatattttttaaataactcATTGTTGCGCAACTATACCACAATGAGAAAGAGTGGTGAGCATATAGGATAAAATGAATGCTTTGATAAAGCATCCATAAAAGCAAATAATGGTGGATGGACATTAGATTAGTGTGCTCTGATATTTTGTTTCGAGAAACTTTCAATCAGTAGGTAGCTGAATGTGCATCTGCATCTGCATCTGCATGCATGGCATGTGCATGTGCATGGTGCGTCCAGGTGTCGCCATAGAAAGAACCAAaatctattctatttttttagcAAAGTACTAATATTTATTCTATCCTCAACAAATATCTACTCTAAAATATGAATATATCTGACAAATTATAGGACTTAGGTGAATATCATACATTGGTCACAAATGCACACCTCAATGTTCCACATGGTGGTAGGGCCTCCATTCCTTTGTCTGGATGGAACCACCATCCCAGCTGACCCACCAAGGTCCACCGATCACATGGTCAAAGGGCATTATTTCCTTCTTTTAGTCGAgcaattttccttgcttccctttCTTCAAGCACCCAATTTCACAGGCATTGGTCCATCGGCGTGGGATCCATGTGCCGCTTAAGATTCGGGTGCCGTGGGACGTGGGTTTAGTCCAAAAGAGACCTATTACCAGTGTTCTTTCTCCATCAATTACTTCCCCATCTGCTCTTGAGCTGTTCATGCTCAAAACGTCCAACCAGAGCATGGATCCTCTGTGCCTGTACTGTATTGTTTACACCGCAGAATACTGTGTAGTACTTAATAAATAAGACAATTTTACATGTCATACACAATATGTCTTGTTTGATAATTATCCATTTTCTGAAGGTGGCCATCAAGTGCTGTATAGCACTCTGCAATGCAAACAACGCACTGCAAAGGATCCTAAATCCCGAACATATTGGACATGCATCAAGCTGGGGCCACTGAATTttggtatataaataaataaataaatgctacAATTTTGTTTTCTTAAACAAAGCTCCATCCTGCTGGTTATCCAAAGTGGTACAGAAGGACTGGCATTTTACCACAATTGCACCATGAATCACTGCAGAAGGTTAGTTGTTCAAGGCTTTTCTTTTAGGCACTAGGGCTGGTCCCCATTGTGTTGCTCAATTTAGTAGATGCCTATCCATATATCAGGCTTCAATCGTTTGCCCTATTTGAGCTCTCTGACTCCCGCAACATAGCTAACTTTGTCACATAGCACATCCAAAATTAGCTTTTGTATCTACGGTTAGGAAGTTCATAACCAGTTTACCATTTTTACCTGATTTTATTCACACACAAGCTTGCTTCATTAACGACACCGGGACAAGTTTCTTCATAATAGAGACCACCTCAAGCTAAAATCAagataatttaatttgaatccaattcttCAATCCAAACTGATGCTACTCATTTCCAACTCACCTAACTCTATGTGCATCACTCAACGAGTAGAACATAAAAGAAACCCTAATCAGCTGGAGCGCTAGACCGAACAAACTAGAATCCAACCTCATCTAACCAAATCCGTTGACGCACCAACTTTTGGGCGAAGATTTAAGATAATGGCCCTTATAATACATGGGTTTTACTTGAGGGATTGATTCTCCACTGCAACACACCTTATTTGACATATTTAATATTCATGTAACTAGAATAATaacttttaaaattaaatatttattggaTAAAAAACATTCCTGGCATTAGGGAACAGTAGTATCCACTATCAAGACCTTGTTCTCTATCCCTTTTCTCGTGAAAATTTCCACGTATGTATATTTGATTTATGGTTCATTGATTGTACGATCATGATTACTAGAAGATTAACGTGATTCTGATTTTTGAGGAGCACAGGAAACGCAAGGGTTCATTGCACTCCAGCGTTGCCCCCCGTCATGCTTCGCTAACCTATACAAAGGGCCCGAGTGTCAGAACCGCAAATCGCACCATTGTTAAGGCCTTTTcctggaaaaaaaattaatcccCAAGTTGTTTAGGTGACATAAATCTTCACGTGGGAATTAGTACTTCGAGAGAGGACGCCCCGCCGTTAAACTCAGAATAAAAATCGGGTGGGCATGAGGAGAAGGAAATGTGGGACCGCTTCCTATTTTTGCCTTAAGTAGTAGCCCAAAAGTAAAAATTTTTTACTAATAGGGCTGTCAGActcataattaaaaaataaaataagaaaaaaaaaaagatgcatgacattttcttcctttttcgtgAAAGCTCTCCCTCCATCGCTGTCTCTTCCATCCATaaaatcttccttcttcttcttcttccttccgaaTCCCTCCTTTCTTCGTTTtaaaatctctctctttttttaggaACCTTTCACATAAGAGTTTATAGAATCTAAGGATCCTATCAAAAGCAGAAATTTATTACAAATTACCATGTCTATAAAACATACTCTCCTATCAAAAGATGCACGCTTCGCTGTGCACGATTAGGGTGTGCCAAATGTAATTAGAGGGTGTATTTACACATCCTATGAGGAGAAATAACTTGTTGATTAGGTGGAATTAGAAAACCTCGAGGTCATCTTACCGCCTGTTGCCTGCCTGCCCTCGAGGGCCTCTACACCGGGCCAGACAAGTGCCCTCCAATGAGTCCGTACCATTAGCATTAGGATGACGTTCCCAGGTCCACATCTAGTCCGCTTGGTTTTCTAATTTAATAAGTAAAAATCATGGAGGCATCTCTTCGAAGTTAGTTTtagatgaaaaaaatatttattccaaaaattttttttttaaattaactatcatatatatatatatatatatatatatatatatatatatatatatgctctaGCTCTATTTTTACTAGAAATCTTTTCTTCTTAAAATTTTCTTACCactaatttatataaaaaatataaaatataaaattaaatctaTCTCATGCTATTAACTTAAGCTTTCGAAATAATTTAGTAATTTTGACATAATTTTTCAATCTCTACGTCAAAATGTTTCCACCTGTTGGATCAAAACCATAAGGTTCCTCATCAACTATTAGTATAGAGGTGACTTGGCTGTTGATCCAACTCATCTCTTGGGGATGACCAGCtgattttttccccaaaaacaGTTAAATTAAATCAATAACCTCTCCAGATTGAGGGTAGTTTAGTCATTTTACTCGCTTCACGTCCCCAGCTTCTAGATAGATGGTGGGTTGGGCCGCAATGACACAAAAACACGTAATGATaactaattaaaataatttaaacttTTGTGGTCAATTCATTATATTTTCCTCCGAAACTTAACAGCATGTCTCTTTAATTTTCCAATTTAATGGTTATTAAGAAAGCAGCTGGAATTTACTAATTGAAATTAAAGTTGTACTAATTTCGTAATTAGTGATAGGTTTTAGGGCTTCAATAACAGAAGGGAGGTCAGCGGAGTCGAGCTGGATTCCCTGTATAAATACCCGACCGCCTTGTGTCTTTTTTTTCTACACCTCTCAGAAGCCAAGCAGTAGAGCTCCAACATCTCCATTAATGGCGACCAAGGTCTATATAGTGTAAGTATTTAAAGATCTCCTACTTCATTCTCTATGTCCCTCCTTTTCTATGTATCTGTCGATCAATTTCTTTCTCCTTTGGTCCATTGTTTTGTTATGTAATTTCTTTCCCGAGATTTTCTCGCGATTCTTGTAGAATTACGTTAGGTCTTGGACACTCGATTTAATCAACCTCTGGCgtggatttatttattttttttcgtttttcagGGTGAgattttcagaaaaattttggtgacaaaaaaggatttttacccttcttctcttcttctattGAGTGAACTCGTAGAGCTATCTTTTGTTATTCTCGATTCTGTGGAATTCCGttcattcattctttttttctgAGATGATTGTGTAATGATCCGCAATTTGTGAGGGAAGCAACGGATGatatttttattctcttttcttAAATTTATTCTGTGGTTCTAGTTCTTGAATATATCtgagaatttgatcttaaaaACGAAGATGGAAAAGTTAGAATGTGCCGATCATCTGCGGGTATTAAGGTTTTAGTTCTCTGATTTATGGTTTGGTTCTCGTTCTGGAATGTTAATGAAATTTGATTGGTTATAAAatgttatgattttttttcttaatgatTTCTTGATATGACTTCCAGCTTCATGTGTTGAGGAAACCAACTGTGTCCCATTGTTCCAACTAAcctgtaaagaagaagaaagcaatgAAAAAAATTCCAATATATAGCTTTATCTTTATGTGATTTAGTTGTTTGGCCGTCTTTGGTTTGTTGGAGCTTAAGGTCCCCATCAGCATGGTAGGTTCGATGTGCATGATGAGTGGAGTTTCTAGATGGATTTTGACTTAAAGGTCGGGTCTATTCTTCATGTCCCTATCAGAATTGTCCTTGGCTGCGTTGTTGCTATGATGTTGATTATTTACCAGAAGTCTCCTATTCTCTCTACATTTCTCTAAATTGTGCTTGTTATAACCAGTATTTTAACAGGCATAAGaaactttttcctttttaaatataGTTCTATTTGTCAGTGTTGTATATTATTTTTTGCTTGACATATAACTAGTTAACACCCTTTGCAAAGTTTGCATATTGTTAAAAAGATCTCTGTTACATCAACTGATATTTGTTTCTTTGTGTTATTTGCAAGTGAAACCATTTGGACTAGCAGTCACTGGTTTCTAGAAGGCCTGATATAAAATAATACCAGCAGAccttcagtttgttcatgttgtATGGATCGTAAGATGATATAGTACAAGGGGTATTTGTCTCTTGCGTAATGATGAGATGAAGAATTTCATCTTTCTCAGTCTCCCACTGATTTAATACTCATTTGCCTTTGAATACTAGATAATTGAAGTAATTTCTGTGCAAAGTATTTCAGCGAGTGTATTTACAATTAACTTTAAGATTGGTCTTTTCCGAATGATAAGCAAAAACTTATGTTTTTAGACTCACTTCCAAATTATGTCTGAGAGTTAGCCACGTAATGGTTTGCTCTCGTTCATCTTTCCCGCTGTAATGCTGTAGCTTTCTTTACGCATGCTAGTCCAGCATTGGACCCACAATACCATATAAATGCCGAACTTATCAATACACTAGAAGGTAAAAATCATCTAATTTGACTTCTGGTTTACTTTTTCACTTGTTATCATGAATTAACATTCTTCCCTTTTCAGTTTATTTAGCGACATGATTGCCTCATGCCTTAGAACTATAAtgctttaattaattactaaacAAAAAATGACACTTTCCCTTTTGTCACtttgtaattttttagataCTTGTATTGCTGATTAGCTTTTCGTCTTGATATATTCTGAGCATGCTGCAACTGCCTATTTTCCATTCACTTCTTCTATAGTTAAGCTTCCACTTTGGATATTAATTTAAAGGAAGTTGAAAGGAGATGCGAAGATGCAACAGAACAGATTATGTCAATCTCTTCCCAAATTGTGTTTTCAAATTTGTAGTTTatagattaaaaaatataaaatgaggTGGCCATATAATCTTCCTTGCTATGTAGTCATCATAATGCTTTTCGAAACAATTTTTTATTCTAACACCGGTGCCATATTTTAATGTGTCTACAGGTACTACTCCATGTATGGACATGTTGAGAAGTTAGCAGAGGAGATCAAGAAAGGTGCCTCATCTGTTGAAGGAGTAGAAGCTAAGCTATGGCAGGTTTGTGCTGTCCAGTCCATCCTAATCTACTTTCAGCATTTGTACATTTAAAGTGTCTTCACTAATCATGGCTTTACCGGCTCTTGTTGACCAAAATTTCTTTCATCTGTCAAATCaagctttgaaaaattgaagagATTTTAGGAATATTAATGTGGATTTGGATGTTAAAGCGTGTAGAGTTAGGTATGAAGCaacatatctatatttattggGTTGTTGGGTTGATCTTGGCCATTATAAACAGATGTGGGTTCTGGAACTATGTAGCCTTTGAACATGCCTGTAAATGAAATCTAATACCCTTTGGTACCATGCATAAGAATTATGTGTGAGCTTATTTCTATATGATTGTGGACTCCCAAGCAAAACCATTTTCTCTGGTTATGTTGGATGGTGCAAAACCTATTAACACAACGGAGTTGAGTTTGGTACATCCACTAAATGCTGATTTTGTAGATTGATAATGTTCTTTGTATAGCTATAAAATTAGAAGTGAATTTTTCTGTTCTCATCTCCTCGTAAATGAAAAACAGTTTCTCATTGTAGTCCCAATTATCCTTTCAGTCTTCCACCCTCATGCTAAACTGTATCTGTTTCTTCTGCAGTGATAGTATCGGCTGGCATGTCATTCTGTAAGTATGGGTGTCTTGAAAACAATTCTTTCAGAGATGATGCACATGTTTTCAATGGTTGGGTCCGTGTTTTTCAAAGCCCACTCAAAGTTCATGCTGAAAGTTGAAATATCTATCCTTTGTTTTAGTGAAGTGCTAATTAGGAACTAGAAGTTTTCTTGGTAAATGAGGTGCAGTCTCTTTTGGGTAAAGAGGTGATTGCACCGGCAGCAAGTTTCAATTTGTAGGCATTTATAATAAAGCATATTGATGCATGTTCATCTTGGTAATTATGTGATATTAACTTGAGTTTAACTTTGACTGAACAGGTACCTGAAACACTTCCTGAAGAGGTTCTTGCAAAGATGAGTGCACCACCTAAGAGTGATGTACCAATCATCACACCAAATGAACTTGCGGAGGCCGATGGGTTAATCTTTGGGTTCCCAACCAGATATGGTATGATGGCAGCACAGTTCAAAGCGTTTCTTGATGCAACTGGAAGTCTCTGGAGAATGCAGCAGCTTGCAGGGAAGCCTGCAGGAATCTTCTACAGCACTGGATCTCAAGGTGGCGGACAAGAGACTACCCCGTAAGCTCTTATTGGGCTCTGTTATTTCTTATGAACAATTTGGACTTCTTGAATTGCTTATATACACTATTGTAGCATGTCCTGAAATTCTCCAGCCTGCTATTCAGCACAACAACATTTTCTGGACTTAAACAAGATTATGGTTCCAGAAAAATGAACTCTGTTGCCTTGACAACCTTTATCTCCAACAACTTGTCCTTTTGAAGCATTATGTTTCACTGGCTGTGCCATATATGTGAAATATATAATTCCCATGCATAAAACTTCTCCTTAAAGACAGCCTTACCGTGTATTGTTGCCAAGGTCGCACTATTACAATGAATATTGCctcaaaatttcatatattcaATCCAACTTTAGAAGTTGGGTCAAATGATTCTTGTTTGACGATTAATTGCTATCCAAATTTGTAAGCATATTGGGCTTTTCCAATTCCACCatttccatccttcttctttattGTTGTTATCCAAGTCATCACCCATATAAATATCACTAACTTGAACCTAGtttaaatttcttaaaaaaaataaaaatttgaaaacctAGTAAAGTTTTGTT
This portion of the Phoenix dactylifera cultivar Barhee BC4 chromosome 11, palm_55x_up_171113_PBpolish2nd_filt_p, whole genome shotgun sequence genome encodes:
- the LOC103697120 gene encoding probable NAD(P)H dehydrogenase (quinone) FQR1-like 1, coding for MATKVYIVYYSMYGHVEKLAEEIKKGASSVEGVEAKLWQVPETLPEEVLAKMSAPPKSDVPIITPNELAEADGLIFGFPTRYGMMAAQFKAFLDATGSLWRMQQLAGKPAGIFYSTGSQGGGQETTPLTAITQLVHHGMLFVPIGYTFGAGMFEMEQVKGGSPYGAGTLAGDGSRCPTELELEQAFHQGKYFAVIAKKLKGSA